The Lutibacter profundi genome includes a region encoding these proteins:
- a CDS encoding transporter — MKRVFLLFIVFNSMQMLHAQYTEIINSKRPGFSESPYSVGTNVYQFETGFFYRNSTRETAFSKPNTIGGELFFRYGKFYEKLEFNAKVAYQRDEVYNILGPNYNISGISQLTIGAKYLIYQQEYTDKSKEIRSWKKRMAFDKKRLIPSVGAFIGVNTNFLSNDFKENELSIKAAVLLQNDFSNRLVLITNLIADKILSDSNEYSYIATMTYALSYKWSYFIENQGIFKKEMTPKFHFGTGAAYLFSNNLQLDASIRTNFFEDYSFLYSSIGIAWRLDRHSDKVIHKSSPRDQLTKKRKRRKKGNFFSRIFKKKH, encoded by the coding sequence ATGAAAAGAGTTTTTTTGTTGTTCATTGTATTTAACAGTATGCAAATGCTTCATGCTCAATATACTGAGATTATCAATTCTAAAAGACCTGGTTTTTCTGAGAGTCCATATAGTGTTGGCACCAATGTTTACCAATTTGAAACGGGCTTCTTTTATAGAAATAGCACCAGAGAAACAGCTTTTTCTAAACCAAATACTATTGGAGGTGAATTATTTTTTAGGTATGGAAAATTTTATGAGAAATTAGAATTTAATGCAAAAGTAGCTTATCAACGTGATGAAGTTTATAACATTTTAGGCCCAAATTATAATATTAGTGGTATTAGTCAACTTACTATTGGTGCCAAATATTTAATCTATCAACAAGAATATACAGATAAATCTAAAGAAATTAGAAGTTGGAAAAAGAGAATGGCCTTTGATAAAAAAAGATTAATCCCTTCCGTTGGAGCTTTTATTGGTGTTAATACCAATTTTTTAAGTAACGATTTTAAAGAAAATGAGTTAAGTATAAAAGCTGCTGTGTTACTACAAAATGATTTTTCGAATAGACTTGTATTAATAACAAATTTAATAGCTGATAAAATTTTATCAGATTCTAATGAATACTCATATATTGCAACAATGACCTATGCTTTAAGCTATAAATGGTCTTATTTTATTGAAAATCAAGGTATTTTTAAAAAAGAAATGACTCCGAAATTTCATTTTGGAACTGGTGCTGCCTATTTATTTTCAAACAATTTACAGCTAGACGCATCTATTAGAACAAATTTTTTTGAAGACTATTCCTTTCTATATTCTTCAATTGGTATTGCTTGGAGATTGGATAGACATTCTGATAAAGTAATTCATAAAAGTTCTCCTAGAGATCAACTCACAAAAAAAAGAAAACGCAGAAAAAAAGGAAATTTCTTTTCACGAATATTTAAAAAGAAACATTAA
- a CDS encoding DUF4834 family protein has product MGLLKTIAIILIVYYVLKFISRYILPLFIKQVVNNVEKKFREQQQQNKPDTDGGKVGETVIAKKPSRPKESNKNVGDYVDYEDINE; this is encoded by the coding sequence ATGGGATTGTTAAAGACGATAGCAATTATATTAATTGTTTACTATGTACTTAAATTTATAAGTAGGTATATTTTACCGTTGTTTATAAAACAGGTAGTTAATAATGTTGAAAAAAAGTTTAGAGAACAGCAACAGCAAAATAAACCCGATACTGATGGTGGAAAAGTAGGAGAAACAGTAATAGCTAAAAAACCATCGAGACCTAAAGAAAGTAATAAAAATGTTGGTGATTATGTAGATTATGAAGACATAAATGAATAA